ATGTCATTGCAGTGTAACATTCGCATTCATCTCTCTTCATGGCCATTGGCTGATATCATTAGGACAATTAAAAATCCATTTACCAAAATTATTCAAGGCTGTATCATTGAGACAAATGTGTCTACTTATTAACAACAGTCCTGGCTGTTTGTATACATGTATGTGGCCTGTGGTGTATTAGTattccattcagggtgtacccggTCCCCAGCTTTGtctgctgtgctgcctgggataggctccaggcacCGCCCACCCCAACCCGGTCCAAGATAAGCAGCTAGAAGACGGATGTTTGGACAGACATGCTGTTGGCCAGAGTCCCAAGATTTCCATTTTGATCCTGAGTTTTCTTTATTAGGGGTTCAAGCTGCAAATCTGCTGGATCCCTATTGTTGTTTAAATTGATTTTGCACCATTTCATGCAGCCAGGGGCCTTTTATTAATAGCATGTCTCAGTAAATCCAACAAAATCTTCCCGGGATCCATCAACATTAATCTATCTCCAACCATCACTGTTCCTCCTCGTTTTTCCAAGCTTCTTAAGACGGAGTACCCAGTTCGTTTGCAGTCTTCCTGTCTTGCACTGACCCACTAAAACCCAACAGAATGTCTAGTGACCCTTATATTCTAGATACACCTTGGTGACTAATGTTGCCTTGAGTATGAACCTAGGAACTGGCCTTGGAGTAAGCTGTTGCCTTGAGTATGAACCTAGGAACTGGCCTTGGAGTTAACCTGCACACTGGCAGAGACAGGCGAAATGTGCACCTGTGAGCATGCATACATCCTCGTGCACACATACAGACCTGtacttaaatacacacacacgtacatacacacacacgaaaGCAAAATACAATGCCAGACCGCTAATCCCAAAAAGCCGTCACCTTAACACTGACATCCTGCCATCCCACCCCAAAGAGGAATGCAATACAGACGAGTGAGAATTCACAAGCTGCTTATGTGTTTCTGCTCTCACCGTCATtgtgactgtatgtatgtaggTGCAAGGTGGGATTCTGACAGAGAAACGTTCATCTTTAGTCATTTAATACTAGCATTTATGTTAACTCATCAAGCCTGTCTGACAATGACTAATGGACAAAGGGATGGAAAAAAGAGCGAATAGTCAAATATTAAATGAATTGCTATTATTAGAACCACCACAATAATTACGTTACGTCTAACGGGCAAAGAAACTGAGTGATTATCTGAAGTCACTAGAAAATCACACTCAGCCAGATGCACATAATGATTATAACTTCTAACGCAACACAGGTAGCACTGTTTACAATTGCCGTTGTCAACATCAGGCACCCAAGGGTAATGAAGCTCACAGCGAAATTTGCATCACAAAACACATTAGGCCAGTATGCTGTGACATGGGCAGCATCAACAAAACTGTTCTGATGCACTGTAATTATGAACCGACCAGCCAGCTCAGACAGCAGACATTACTGCACGTCAAATGTACTTGGAATCTAACAAAGATGTTATGACTGTGTAAACAAGCAAGTACGTCCGAATGAAAAGGCAGTTTGGAAAGTGCAGTGTTCTATGGGGTTTTACAGACTACCACTGATACCATATGCAGTATACCACTACCCAGGTCATTACAAGCACAGAAATTAGGTAATCCAGACCACCCTCACGCCCCAGCAAAACCCTGCCGACAGCTAGGAATAAGTCACAAGCTGCAGTGATCACCCTGCCTCTCCTAAGTGTTCAGCTGCTGCAGCGTGGGCTTGACAGACAGTACAGTACACAGCGGGATAAAGCATGACCTTCACTGCACCCCTCCCCACTGTATAAGACTTCACTGCCCCCCGCTCACTGCATGAGGTTTGCAGATTCCTGCTGGTAGGTTATAAAAATCACATAAACATTGCAGGGGTCGTCGGTCTTCTCCTTCCTACTCATTACCGGTAGACACCTATTGCTCCCAACAACAGTAGTATTAACATAGAGGATCAGCCATCTATGTATGTATAGTCTTTGCCTAGTCATCTGGCCCTATGCATCACTATGTATATATCCCATCATTGGCTTGTCCACCTTGCATTTATCAAAACATCAATTACACTGTCGATAACTCACTCACTGACTcgttatgactgtttgtgttTGGGATTTTGATGTGCATTGTTATAGTTGTAGGagatataatacacacacacactatatatatatatatatatatataaaatattcaggTACAAATACGGAGTTTCATTTATACTTCAGCCCACAACACATCATGGGtaaaacatttattaattaCTACAAGTATTTGCTTATTTACCAATAAATCGTAAAAAAGACAATTTTAAGTGAGAAAAGGTCGTAGAAATTTACGATTTTTAAACCTTAACAGATCTATACAGAATTTAACATTTATTCTAAATGCATAAACTAAACCAGTTCATACACTTTATAATAAATTGACAAGTAGCTGAAACAATTGAGAAGAAAAAGTCACACAGAATATTTTTCCAGTCATTAACTATGAAGCCTGAATTACATGAGGAAAAAGCTATTTATTACTTGAATATATTCATTGCATTTTGACATCAAACAGGAATTCTACTGCTGTATTTAGACTTTAGGAAGCCAATTTCAAAACAATGCAGCCGAGTTTTCTACTTCATAAAAATTATCAATTGTGTtttgtataaatatatttgCTTCAAGACCTGCACATTGCAGCAGAGTCATtgcaggttaaaaaaaaaaacaactggggTAAACAGAGAAGCCATGTTGGCCCAGGTTCCCCGTTACTCAAACGCAGAGCCCAGCCATTTTGTCATTCTTACAGACCGAAGCCTGTATCCCTGTCAAACCAACACaagtcacatgatcacactGAAAGCTGATTAGCACAATCTGGGTCAGAAGGTTCATTGTGTCTAGACGAAAAAGACTGAATGACAGCTTTGAGTATAGCATaattattgcaaaatatttaaatggtttCACATTCCCCAAAATTAGAAGATGTTCATAATTATACAGTAACATGGAGCACTTTCCACCTACTGCCTGTCTGCCTCAGTTGTTCTTCTTGTCAGACTGGGGTGGGTATGGGGAATAGGGTGGAGGTTGGTCCTTTaggaataacaaaaaaataggTGAGTATTAGATGTTACACTacatatttaaacataaatacagAATAAGCCAGGAACTGGGGGAGGCTGGTGATCTCACCATGGGCATGTAGACACTGTGTGGTTTGTTGGGGTCGTAGTAGGCACTGCCTGCAGCTTCCATTGCCTTAGGATTTCCTGGAAAGGCAGGAAcaatgagaaaaacaaatgataaGATGACAGTAACACATCCTCTATCCAGAGCATCAGAGGAAAAAAGGAACAAAGCTATCAAGCAATACAGGAAAAAACACTGGGATTATGAAACTAACCATTTGGTCACTTTTTGTGTCATTGTCATTGAAGAAAGTATGCAGCTCTGATGATTGGTCCACATCCCACATATGCTAAATTGCAAATCAGCACACGCCAATTTACACAGTGTCAGAGACGAATCCTTTCTGACTATAAAACCACATGACCCACAAGGCTCATGGAAAAGAGAGTGCTGTCATCAGACAGGAGCAGTGATGCATACTGACCTGTAGGGGGAGCTGTCCAATTCTGGGGGGGGCCAGGATAAGGTGGGGGCTCTGGCATGAAGACAGGGGCTGATGGGTACATTCCTGAAGCAAACACAGTTACATTAATGACAATAACGCAGAAGTATAAAgtagaaaaagaaaacactcCTGACAAACTCATTGCTGTATGAAAATGTTAACACATAAAAAAGCTACATATGTTATTGATATGTTAATGACATTAGTGTACCTgcagggggtggtggtgggtATATATAGCCCATGTTGGCAGGAGGTACTGGAGGATAGCCATTTGCCGGGGGGGCATATGGGTACCCGTAGGGAGCTGGGGGCACTCCATAACCATTCATAGCTCCTGGGGAGGGGTACCCGAATGAAGGCCCTCCGTTTTGAGCAGGAGGGGCACGAGAAGCTGTTGAcacaatgaaaataaatattgaaacaaTTAAAGCAACCGGAAGCAGAAAAACGTTATGAAGCATGTTTCCATAAGATCCTAAGCCCCATACCAACTGCCTTCATTGATCTATGTTGCCCATTAACCTTAACTGAAGCAATCTGGGTAGACTGTAGATAAACGTGAAAGCATCGTATTAAATGCCAGCAGTGTTTGGGCCTGGACGGGGTTTTCAGTTCAGGGTTTACTTGGTTGCTTGCTAAGTTTTTGTCTTTCCTGTTTTCCAGCTCGTCCTATGTAGCAGTACCACTACACTTCAAAATGTCCACATTACCAGTTACATATAAAGAAGATAAAACCAGGAAACATTAGCTTCATGTTTGCTAGGCGACTCCTTGACAACATTTGCCCCATGGTGCCATTCACAAACAAGCACATGTCTGCGGCCCAGAGCTTGTCTGCTTTTCACCCAGTTAATATTCAATGCATTTCCTCAACTCCAATTACAGAAGATGGTCTTGCTTTCTATCTCATTAAACTAGATTAAAACATGTACAAACACTGCACCTTGCGATAATGCCAGTTCATTATAGGGAGATTTCTTCTGGCAATGATGCCAGAAAACTTTAGGTAAAGCTTATTACACTCATACGAACTTGTACTTCTGCAAATGTCAAAGCCTTTGCTTCCATGAATCCTTGAGGTTTTTACTCAAATATCTCATTGTAATATGTacagaaacaaacacagaaGGCACACAATCCACAAAGCAGAGGTTGGCTGAACACACTTACCATTGGTTGCCAGTTTAAAGAGATGCTGCCCCAGCTCTATCGCACCACCGGAGGTGAATGACATCTTGAAATTCGCTTTTCCTTCCCAACCCCCTACCAGACAGACATAGTATAAGCTGGTGCTAAATGCATGAGAAGGCTGTCTAAAACAGACACAACCGTACAAGCTTATATCAAGAGGAGCAAACACAATGGGctccaaagggaaaaaaatgcaataagtGGCAAGAGAGTTAAGAAGCATGAAAGAACACCTACCACCCGCTTCGGCCATGATGGTGCCCTTGATGTAGTTGGCGGCAAACACTGGCTGCTCAATGCTGCAGCCCTTCATCAAGTAATATGGAAACATGAAGGAGCCCAGACAGTCTTTGCTATTGCTGGACACAAACAGCATCTAGACAGTGAGGGAGAGATTAAGCAGGTGTAAGAGCATGCAGCCTGAACGACAAGAGCAGAATGCACTTCGAAGGAACGAGGAGTGTCACAGGCCTACCCTGTATGGTGTTAGGTAAACAGTGCCTTTCTTCGTACCCCGGAGCAACTCCATCTTGCTAGTGACGTCACTGAAGGTGAGCTCCACATTTCTGCACTGCCGTAGCACGCTAGAAGGAGGGAAGATCAGCTCAGCCCCacacatttaagcatgtgtaacTACAGAGAAAACAGACAGCTATAATTCATACAATCACAAGAATACACAGTacatgggattttttttttattactacaAGCTAGCTGCCATGGCAAGAAACTCTAACCACACTGTGGGATCTCACAAATGTACTAATGAAGATCCTCTCCAGTTTCACAAGTTCCTCCTTCACTTCAACACTTCCTTTATAAACTGAAACTGCCTGTTTTTGCTTTCtgaattccatccatccacattcAAACTAATTATTCAGGACAGTGTCCTGAGGGAcggcacaaacaaacaaaaggcaGCACAAAAAACAAGGCTGGGTGCACTTTGGATGGAATACTAGCCCATCACCAATTTAAATTAAGTTCATGTCTTTACAcatcaggaggaaactggaatgGCCAGTGTAATCCCACACAACACAGGCTCTCTGAATTAAAGAACGATTAGCCTTCTAACCACTCATTCTGGTCGAGGAGACAGTGGGCCCAGGAACCGATCCCAGGCAGATCATGGCACAAGGTTAGGGTACAACCTAGCAGGATGTCGGTCCATCACATGGCAATTTGAAATACTTTTCCGTTATTTAGAAATCATCTAGCATTTTGCTATCATACTAATATAACTATTAATGAGAAATATTCATGGCATAAATGCCCGATTTAGAATACATTAGCCAAGCTAGGTGAACACCTGTGAAACTACAgatgattttaaaatgaaaacaaacccCCTAAGTGCTGTCAGAATGTTTACTGTATACATTAATATTTACTTCCCGGAACTGACATCTCCTGACGTATGACACTACAAGTATCATATGTTCCAGCAGGTATCGGCCTAAAACATATGTCACTTAACATTAAGTTACGCAATCATCTAAATAACTTATTTTTCCTGACAGCCAGACGTGACCAAGAATTTTACTTTCAGTTGTTTTTTAAAGCGACTGGCTCGATCACAATATCAATCCGAAGGGTCAAACGCGTAATCCAGCTGTGACGGGCCATGTTAAATAAGTTATTTAGGTACCTTTCTAGGACAGCTAAAGAGTAGACATTTTTAGCTTTAAATAAGCGTCGTCGAAATTCCAGTAGGTCTAATTCTACCTGCGCGGTATAGTCACTCAATCTTAGTTACTGTTATTGACTTATGAAACACTACTCACATAACAGCCAATGGTTTCGTTAGCTAGCCAACTGCGTAGTTGCCTTTCCATGTGTAACTTTgtatataaactgaaataatcCGGCGGTGCAGCTCCTGACAGCTTTCCGGTCTGTAAGATACCACCAAACCATCGCTCGCCGGTTAGTTAGCGAGGCCCAAAGAAAGTTTATCCTCTGTTTACCCAGGTTAACAGCCATTGGCAGCGCGCGGACCCGAGCGGGGCTCGCAGCGCGACGCCTCACCTCTCGCCGTTGTTGATCAAAACGCCGCCGTTGTGCGAATGATTCCGATTCAGGGCCATGTCTGTCAAGCCTAAGGATCCAACACCGCTTGTGCCGATCCTCTTTCCAGGGGCATAAAGATCCTCTTCAACCAAATCAGCTTAGCTCTTCTCCTCCCCTCTTCTGGCTTCCTCACTCGTCGTGACGTCACCGCCCTACCTAATGTCTTTTATTGGTCGCCGTGTCGTGAGGTCCGTACGTCACTAGTTGGACAACTTCAGCTTGTTCCCCCATCACattgcattttattattttatccaGCTTTGGACACATTATTTCAACATATCGCTTTTGTGTTCTTTCCCCAAGACATTTAATACAATCAAGTTTTTCTAACAGCACCATGTTTTAACTTAAATATTATAGTATAAATTCCATGAACGCTTGCTTTGTTAGTTATAAAAACGTGGATTTTATGACGTGACAACACCTAATACGTACGAGTCCATaagacattttttaaattgattAGCAGTGTTTTTAAAGGAACATTACATTGCAATGTGAAATGTACTGTTCC
This genomic window from Paramormyrops kingsleyae isolate MSU_618 chromosome 22, PKINGS_0.4, whole genome shotgun sequence contains:
- the wbp2nl gene encoding postacrosomal sheath WW domain-binding protein, which encodes MALNRNHSHNGGVLINNGESVLRQCRNVELTFSDVTSKMELLRGTKKGTVYLTPYRMLFVSSNSKDCLGSFMFPYYLMKGCSIEQPVFAANYIKGTIMAEAGGGWEGKANFKMSFTSGGAIELGQHLFKLATNASRAPPAQNGGPSFGYPSPGAMNGYGVPPAPYGYPYAPPANGYPPVPPANMGYIYPPPPPAGMYPSAPVFMPEPPPYPGPPQNWTAPPTGNPKAMEAAGSAYYDPNKPHSVYMPMDQPPPYSPYPPQSDKKNN